CCTCATCCGCTGCACGACGTTCGCCGCCTGGTTCGGCTAGAACGGTCGCTCCGGGCCGGTTCGAGCGGCATCCATCCGGCCGGGCCGTTCGGCCGGACCACATGTTGTATTTCTCAAATCTCGAGCTTTCACATGCCGAACATTCTCCCTTCGGGTGATACACGACGCTGCGTAGTGGTCCGTATCCTGGGTCCGCCAGTTACATGACGTCTTGTCGTGTAAGCGGAGGGGTGGCCGAGCGGTGGCGCGTGAACCCAAGGCGGACGAAGCGGTTGTCCGGTCGCTGCCGGATCCCGAAGCGGTTCTGGCGGCGGGCGGACACGACGTGGCGCTGGGCCTGGCCATGGCCGCCGACGCGCAGAAGGTGGCGGGCGGCGAGATGGACGCCGTCACCTTCCGCCAGCGCTGGAACAGAGCGGTCAAGCGGGAGTTCGGGCGCGAGCTTCCTCGGCACGATCCCAGCGAGCGGAAGGGACCCCGCTGGGGGATGGTGATCGACCTCCAGAAATGCGTCGGTTGCGACACCTGCACGGTCGCTTGCAAGGCGGAGAACCGGACCCCGCCGGGCGTCAGCTACAACGTGGTGCTGGAATACGAGAGCGGAACATTTCCCAATACGGGTCACGTCAATCTACCGCGGCCCTGCATGCAATGCGACAACGCCCCCTGCATCTGGGTCTGCCCCGTGGGAGCCACCTACAAGCTGGAGAACGGGATCGTGGCCATCGACTACGACCGCTGCATCGGCTGCCGCTACTGCATCGTCGCCTGCCCCTACGGCGCACGCTCCTTCGACTTCGGCGAGGGCTACGGGGAGGGCCAGGGCGGGGAGATGCTGGGCTTCAACCGCCTCCAGGCACCCGAGTACGGCGTGGCCCGAGGAGAGCGGCAACCGAACAAGTCGCCCGTGGGCAACGTGCGCAAGTGCACCTTCTGCCTCCACCGCTTGGAGCGGGGCGAGGAGCCCGCCTGCGTGGAGGCCTGCATCGCGGACGCCCGCTACTTCGGCGACCTGGACGACCCCGACAGTCGGGTCGCCCAGCTGGCCTCCAGCCCGCGGGCCTTCCGCCTGCGGGAGGAGCTGGGCACCGAGCCGCGGGTCTACTACCTGCGCTGAACCCGGGCAGGGAGCTGCGCGAAGGGGGTCCTACCGTGTCCGAGAAGACGCTGGAACTTCCTTTGGCCGCTCCTGGGCCGGCAGAGCCGGCGCAGGCGCTGCCTGGCGAACGCTACGGGATCCAGTGGCCCTCCCGCAGACTGGCCCTGGCCTGGTTCGTTCCGCTCACCCTGGTCGGCTTCGTCACGCTGGGCATGATCGTCCACTCGCTCCTGGGCGGTCTGGCGCTGACCAACCTGAGCTCCTGGACGCCGTGGGGGCTCTGGATCGCCTTGTACATCTTCTTTCTGGGGCTCTCCGCGGGCGCCTTCCTGCTCTCCAGCCTGGTCCACGTCTTCGGCCAGGAGCAGTTCGAGCCGGTGGGGCGGGACGCACTGCTGGCCGCGATCCTGGCCATGATGATCGGCATGCTCTTCGTCTGGCTCGACCTCGGCCACCCGGAGCGTGCCTTGAACGCGTGGCTCTTCTGGAACCCGCGCAGCGTGCTGGCCTGGGAGATCCGCTTCTACGTCCTCTACATCCTCCTGCTGGCTCTCGAGCTCTACTTCTCGATGCGGACCGACCTGATCCGCGCCGCGCAAGGAGGCGGATGGCGGGCGCGCGTGGCCGGATGGCTGCGACTGGGCTCCCGCGACCTGAGTGAGATCGGCGAGCGCCGCGACCGCCGCGTGCGCAAGGTGCTGGGGATCATTGGCATCCCGCTGGCCATCTTCGGCGTCCACGGCGGCACGGGTCTTCTCTTCGCGGCGGCGCGGGCGCGCCCGGCCTGGAACACCGGCATCTTCCCGGTGGTCTTCGTCATCTCCGCGCTCACGTCGGGAACGGCGCTGGCCCTCCTCCTCTACTGGGCCCGGCGGCGCCTCTCCCGCCGGCCGGTCGACCGGGAGCTCCTCGACGCCCTGGCCAGGCTGATGCTGGCTCTGCTCACCCTCGACTGGATGCTCCAGGTCTTCGAGTACGTGGTAGCTCTCTACGACGCCGGGCCCCACGAGCTCGAGATCCTGACCGCCCAGTTCCTGGGGCCCTTCGCCTGGACCTTCTGGGGGCTCCAGCTGGGGGCGGGCGCCGTCCTCCCGGTCCTGCTCCTGGTCCTCTCCCGGCGCCGGGGCGACGACCGGCTCAAGCCGCTGGCCGCCTTGCTGGTCCTGGCCGGCATCGTCGGCGTCCGGGTCAACATCGTGGTGCCGGCGCTGATCCCGCCGGTGATGCCTGGGCTTCCGTGGAGCTTTTACGCACCCAACTTCTTCGAGTGGACGATGGCGGCCGGTGTCTTCGGCGTAGCGTTCTGGCTCTATACCGTCGCGGCCACGCTGCTGCCGCTGGAACCGGCGCCTGCCAAGCTGCCGGCGAGCGAGGAGGGTGAGCAGGCATGAAGCAGACCAGGCGTCAGTTCCTGGGGACCAGCGTCGCGGTCGGCGCCTTCCTCGTCGCCTCCGCGGGCGGTTCCTCCGGCTGGGAGGCGATCCGGCGCTGGCTCGAGGGCGCCTCGCCCCACGGCGTGGGAACCTTCTCGGAGGATTACGACGCGGGCCGCGTCATCTACACGACCTGCGTCCAGTGCAACTCGCTCTGCTCCATCAAGGCGCTCCTGACGGAGGTGCCGGGCCGCGCCGACCACGACCCCACCTGCTTCGTCCGGAAGATCGCCGGCAATCCCTACAGTCCCATCAACACGGTCCCCTACGGGCCCGCCCCGTACACCATGCCAGCCCAGCAGGTCGCGCGACGCGGCACGATGCGCATGGCGATCACAAGCCACGCCGGCCGAGGCGGGCGGGCCTGCCTCAAGGGCCAGGCCGGTATCCAGACGGCCTTCGACCTGCACCGGATCACCCGTCCTCTGCGAAGGGTCGGGCCGCGGGGAAGCGGCCGCTGGGAGAGCATCACCTGGGAGGAAGCGATCCGGGAGATCCTCGACGGCAGT
The Bacillota bacterium genome window above contains:
- the nrfD gene encoding polysulfide reductase NrfD, which gives rise to MIVHSLLGGLALTNLSSWTPWGLWIALYIFFLGLSAGAFLLSSLVHVFGQEQFEPVGRDALLAAILAMMIGMLFVWLDLGHPERALNAWLFWNPRSVLAWEIRFYVLYILLLALELYFSMRTDLIRAAQGGGWRARVAGWLRLGSRDLSEIGERRDRRVRKVLGIIGIPLAIFGVHGGTGLLFAAARARPAWNTGIFPVVFVISALTSGTALALLLYWARRRLSRRPVDRELLDALARLMLALLTLDWMLQVFEYVVALYDAGPHELEILTAQFLGPFAWTFWGLQLGAGAVLPVLLLVLSRRRGDDRLKPLAALLVLAGIVGVRVNIVVPALIPPVMPGLPWSFYAPNFFEWTMAAGVFGVAFWLYTVAATLLPLEPAPAKLPASEEGEQA